In Anaerostipes hadrus ATCC 29173 = JCM 17467, a single genomic region encodes these proteins:
- a CDS encoding SDR family NAD(P)-dependent oxidoreductase, translating to MGFLKGKTAIITGGGRSVLKDGSCGSIGYGIATAYAKEGANLVITGRNKQKLADAKEELERLYNIEVLPVQADVSAGADNETVVQNVIDETIAKFGRIDVLINNAQASASGVAANEWGPDGINANIICPLAWTAQLENFQQAYPEAFEANVKMPPAGHYGDVEKEIGRVCVQLASPDFKYMNGETLTLEGGMGLRP from the coding sequence ATGGGATTTTTAAAAGGTAAAACAGCCATCATCACTGGTGGCGGAAGATCTGTATTAAAAGATGGAAGCTGTGGGTCTATTGGTTATGGAATTGCAACTGCATACGCAAAGGAAGGTGCAAACCTCGTTATTACAGGAAGAAATAAACAGAAACTTGCCGATGCCAAAGAGGAACTCGAGAGATTATACAATATCGAAGTTCTACCAGTCCAAGCCGATGTAAGTGCCGGTGCTGACAACGAGACAGTCGTGCAGAATGTCATTGATGAAACAATCGCCAAATTCGGACGGATCGATGTTCTGATCAATAATGCACAGGCATCTGCTTCTGGAGTTGCCGCAAATGAATGGGGTCCTGACGGCATCAATGCTAATATCATTTGTCCACTCGCATGGACAGCACAGCTTGAAAATTTCCAGCAGGCTTATCCTGAAGCCTTTGAAGCTAATGTTAAAATGCCTCCTGCAGGACATTATGGAGATGTTGAGAAAGAAATCGGAAGAGTATGCGTTCAGTTAGCTTCGCCTGATTTCAAATATATGAACGGAGAAACACTTACCTTAGAAGGTGGAATGGGATTAAGGCCGTAA
- a CDS encoding zinc-binding dehydrogenase — MKAIVRYGQAFGGYTMRDVPEPTCGPEDIILEIKAAAICGADMKHWRVDNGSDEFNSIRGHEFAGEIVQVGEKVTDWKVGQRVVSDNSAHVCGVCPACEMGDFLCCEEKVNLGLDNNTWGGGFSKYCKIPGEILRIHKHAIWEIPEGVKYEEAAVLDPICNAYKAVAQQSHLIPGQDVVVFGTGPLGLFSVQIARLMGAVNIVMVGLDEDVDTRFPVALEVGATHVVNGSKEDVVKRCTEICGRDNLGLVIECSGANIALKQAIEMTRPNAEIVRVGMGFKPLEFSINDITSWNKSLIGHMAYDSTSWRNAIRLLESGQIKVQPLITHRLGLSEYEKGFDAMAAKEAIKVIFHYDFED; from the coding sequence ATGAAGGCGATTGTAAGATATGGACAGGCATTTGGTGGTTATACAATGAGAGACGTTCCAGAACCAACATGTGGACCAGAAGACATCATCTTAGAGATCAAAGCAGCAGCAATTTGTGGAGCTGATATGAAACACTGGAGAGTTGATAATGGATCTGATGAATTCAACTCAATCCGTGGACATGAGTTTGCAGGAGAGATCGTTCAGGTTGGAGAAAAAGTAACAGATTGGAAAGTAGGACAGAGAGTTGTTTCTGATAACAGTGCTCACGTATGTGGTGTCTGCCCAGCTTGCGAAATGGGAGATTTCCTTTGCTGTGAAGAAAAAGTTAACCTTGGATTAGATAATAACACATGGGGTGGAGGATTCTCAAAATACTGCAAGATTCCTGGAGAAATCTTAAGAATCCACAAACATGCGATCTGGGAGATTCCAGAAGGTGTTAAATATGAAGAAGCAGCAGTACTTGATCCTATCTGTAACGCATACAAAGCAGTAGCTCAGCAGTCTCACCTGATCCCAGGACAGGACGTTGTAGTATTCGGTACTGGACCACTTGGATTATTCTCAGTACAGATCGCAAGATTAATGGGAGCTGTAAACATCGTTATGGTAGGCCTTGATGAAGACGTTGATACTCGTTTCCCAGTTGCTTTAGAAGTTGGAGCTACACACGTAGTTAATGGATCTAAAGAAGATGTTGTAAAACGTTGTACAGAAATCTGCGGAAGAGACAACTTAGGATTAGTGATCGAGTGTTCTGGAGCTAACATCGCATTAAAACAGGCAATCGAAATGACAAGACCAAACGCTGAGATCGTTCGTGTAGGTATGGGATTCAAACCATTAGAATTCTCTATCAACGATATCACATCTTGGAATAAGAGTCTGATCGGTCATATGGCTTATGATTCTACATCTTGGAGAAATGCGATCAGATTACTTGAATCTGGACAGATCAAAGTTCAGCCACTGATCACACATAGATTAGGATTATCTGAATATGAAAAAGGTTTCGATGCTATGGCAGCAAAAGAAGCTATCAAAGTAATCTTCCACTATGATTTTGAAGATTAA
- a CDS encoding MFS transporter: protein MSNKNANIGARLDRLPNSGWHIKMWLVSAFALLVCWSNGIGGAVQNVLLNELHWLEPGSTLLAMWGTTYTAGQLFGALVGGPIGDKIGRKKSILLYEVIHIIAMIGGAAAPNVTVLYVFRLIQGFGLGALLVVLFAAFTEYVPGKNRGVWSSRNSFIGNFAHPICNGIALVIVSTGVSMNMNWRIQYIIPSVLSIIASIIIYNKYPESPRWLESQGRVEEADAIMTSIEKEIEASTGKPLPPVEAVEAKAVKNLPYSALFKGKLLKRTICGSLVLIGMNTIQYTLMNWMPSLLSSLGYDTSQSQFMTMFGLFGAPFGIFLASLYMDKVPRKATGVILLIAMAVMGIITSKQTTMTALIASTFVLNTFIYMYVCYASAVYVPEMWPTSAKLSGSGFCNAMGRVSNIFFPFLVTSVAAGSMGSNGVFALISAVAVIIAVSIVVFGVETRGESVEDIGNVE from the coding sequence ATGTCAAACAAAAACGCAAATATCGGAGCAAGACTCGACCGTCTGCCAAACTCTGGCTGGCATATCAAAATGTGGTTAGTATCCGCATTCGCATTATTAGTATGCTGGTCAAATGGTATCGGTGGAGCAGTACAGAACGTACTTTTAAATGAGTTACACTGGTTAGAGCCAGGATCAACATTACTGGCTATGTGGGGAACAACTTACACAGCAGGTCAGTTATTCGGAGCATTAGTTGGTGGTCCGATCGGTGATAAGATTGGTCGTAAAAAATCTATCTTATTATATGAAGTGATCCACATCATCGCTATGATCGGTGGAGCAGCAGCACCTAACGTAACAGTATTATATGTATTCCGTTTGATCCAGGGATTTGGATTAGGAGCATTATTAGTCGTATTATTCGCAGCATTTACTGAGTATGTACCTGGTAAGAACCGTGGTGTATGGTCTTCCAGAAACTCATTCATCGGTAACTTTGCTCATCCAATCTGTAATGGTATTGCATTAGTGATTGTTTCTACAGGAGTCAGCATGAACATGAACTGGAGAATCCAGTACATCATCCCTTCTGTATTATCTATCATTGCAAGTATCATTATTTACAACAAATACCCAGAATCTCCACGTTGGTTAGAATCTCAGGGTAGAGTTGAAGAAGCAGATGCTATTATGACATCAATCGAAAAAGAAATTGAAGCATCTACAGGTAAACCATTACCACCAGTTGAAGCAGTTGAAGCAAAAGCAGTTAAAAACTTACCATACTCTGCATTATTTAAAGGTAAATTATTAAAGAGAACAATTTGTGGTTCTTTAGTACTGATCGGTATGAACACAATTCAGTACACACTGATGAACTGGATGCCTTCATTATTAAGTTCATTAGGATATGATACATCACAGTCTCAGTTCATGACAATGTTCGGTCTGTTCGGTGCACCATTCGGAATCTTCCTTGCATCTTTATACATGGATAAAGTACCAAGAAAAGCAACAGGTGTTATCTTACTGATCGCCATGGCTGTTATGGGTATCATTACTTCTAAACAGACAACAATGACAGCACTGATCGCTTCAACATTCGTATTAAATACATTCATCTATATGTATGTATGTTACGCATCAGCAGTATATGTACCAGAAATGTGGCCAACATCTGCAAAATTATCAGGATCTGGATTCTGTAATGCAATGGGTCGTGTAAGTAACATCTTCTTCCCATTCTTAGTTACATCTGTAGCAGCAGGATCTATGGGATCTAACGGTGTATTCGCACTGATCTCTGCAGTAGCAGTGATCATCGCTGTATCAATCGTCGTATTCGGTGTTGAGACAAGAGGAGAATCTGTCGAAGATATCGGTAACGTAGAGTAA
- a CDS encoding NAD(P)-dependent alcohol dehydrogenase, producing MKNSEAILVTPKQFEIQECAVPEPKDHEILMKVEYVGMCGSDIHGFEFGPFIPPKDPNQKIGLGHEVAGEVVKVGAKVTKFKPGDKVLIEPGVPDDSCEYCRTGRYNICPDVDFMATQPNYKGALCEYMTHPEEWTYHVPEGMTTMEAALVEPAAVGMHAAILGEARLGKSIVILGAGTIGLMVLQACKSLGATDITVVDVMDKRLDLAKELGASRTINGAKEDTVALLRSEELFGDHGVELVFECAGSTFTANQAVQIVARGGKIMMVGTQSKPVPIDFLKINREVTIQTSFRYCNNYPQTIEAIRSGKFNVKDMVTHVYDYKDVQQAFMDAIDPEKKTDMVKGVIKVAE from the coding sequence ATGAAAAATTCAGAAGCAATCTTAGTAACACCAAAACAATTTGAGATTCAGGAATGTGCAGTTCCAGAACCAAAAGATCATGAAATCTTAATGAAAGTTGAATATGTTGGAATGTGTGGATCTGATATTCACGGATTCGAGTTTGGACCATTCATCCCACCTAAAGATCCTAACCAGAAAATCGGTCTTGGACATGAAGTAGCTGGTGAAGTTGTAAAAGTCGGAGCAAAAGTAACAAAATTCAAACCAGGAGATAAAGTACTGATCGAACCTGGTGTACCAGATGATTCTTGTGAATATTGTCGTACAGGACGTTACAACATTTGTCCAGACGTAGATTTCATGGCAACACAGCCTAATTACAAAGGTGCTCTTTGTGAGTACATGACACATCCAGAAGAATGGACATACCATGTACCAGAAGGAATGACAACAATGGAAGCAGCATTAGTAGAGCCAGCAGCAGTTGGTATGCATGCAGCGATCCTTGGAGAAGCAAGATTAGGAAAAAGCATTGTAATCCTTGGAGCAGGAACGATCGGACTTATGGTACTTCAGGCTTGTAAGAGTCTTGGAGCAACAGACATCACAGTTGTAGATGTTATGGACAAACGACTTGACCTTGCAAAAGAACTTGGAGCATCCAGAACGATCAATGGTGCAAAAGAAGACACAGTTGCCCTTCTTCGTTCAGAAGAATTATTCGGAGATCATGGTGTGGAACTTGTATTTGAATGTGCAGGATCTACATTTACAGCAAATCAGGCAGTACAGATCGTAGCTCGTGGTGGAAAGATCATGATGGTAGGAACACAGTCTAAACCAGTTCCGATCGACTTCTTAAAGATCAACCGTGAAGTAACGATCCAGACATCATTCCGTTACTGTAACAATTATCCTCAGACAATTGAAGCAATCAGAAGCGGTAAGTTTAATGTAAAAGATATGGTAACACATGTATATGATTACAAAGATGTACAGCAGGCATTCATGGATGCAATCGATCCAGAAAAGAAAACTGACATGGTAAAAGGTGTTATCAAAGTCGCTGAATAA
- a CDS encoding class II fructose-bisphosphate aldolase: protein MIADIRFWEQKASEGHYAIPHFNVWNAEMLMGVIDAAEELRAPIIISFGTGFTGNTSFEDFCYMMESMAKKATVPVILHWDHGRNWTILKNAVDHCMNSVMRDASALPYEENVAEIKRCVDYFHAYNIPVEAELGHVGNETVYEEALAEYAYTDPSQAKDFVERTGCDSLAVAVGNVHGVYSAEPKIRFDIIEEVNKEVSVPLVLHGASGIGDEDIKKAIQCGIAKINIHTELCQAAMEAINEHKDEPFLAVERAVRQAVKERAMYKIKLFGDDGRADE from the coding sequence ATGATCGCAGATATCAGATTTTGGGAACAGAAAGCTAGTGAAGGACATTATGCAATCCCTCACTTTAACGTATGGAACGCAGAAATGTTAATGGGAGTTATTGATGCAGCAGAAGAACTTCGTGCACCAATCATCATCTCTTTCGGAACAGGATTTACAGGAAATACTTCTTTTGAAGATTTCTGTTATATGATGGAATCCATGGCTAAAAAAGCTACAGTACCAGTGATCTTACATTGGGATCATGGACGTAACTGGACAATCTTAAAGAACGCTGTAGATCACTGCATGAACTCTGTAATGCGTGATGCGTCTGCATTACCATATGAAGAAAACGTTGCAGAGATCAAGAGATGTGTAGATTACTTCCATGCATACAACATTCCAGTAGAAGCTGAATTAGGACATGTAGGAAATGAAACAGTATACGAAGAAGCTTTAGCTGAGTATGCTTACACAGATCCTTCTCAGGCAAAAGATTTCGTAGAAAGAACAGGATGTGATTCTTTAGCAGTAGCAGTAGGAAATGTACATGGTGTTTACTCTGCTGAACCAAAGATCAGATTCGATATCATCGAAGAAGTTAACAAAGAAGTTAGTGTACCACTTGTACTTCATGGAGCTTCTGGTATCGGTGATGAAGACATCAAAAAAGCGATCCAGTGTGGTATTGCTAAGATCAACATCCATACAGAACTTTGCCAGGCTGCTATGGAAGCTATTAACGAACATAAAGACGAACCTTTCTTAGCTGTAGAACGTGCAGTTCGCCAGGCAGTAAAAGAACGTGCTATGTACAAGATCAAATTATTTGGTGATGACGGAAGGGCTGATGAATAA
- a CDS encoding carbohydrate kinase family protein codes for MNKVEKKLDVLCLGAAVVDIPLRPVSREVFDIESYPVDNIAMAVGGDAMNESTIISRLGCKTGLMAAIGDDAAGAFILRSCDEDNIDTEGVTIDPNLNTSINIGLVTEDGERTFITNRNGSLWKENIEHVNFDKIKEAKILSLASIFNCPLLDGKTLEKIFSFAKEHGMTITADMIMPRLGETLDDIAGALQYVDYFFPNYDEACLMTGEKDEAKVADKLFSYGIKNVVMKIGTRGCYIRNKDGVMIVPACKGITAVDTIGAGDNFASGFIAALLQGKDIKECAEYANCTAAIAVQHPGATSGVQNRQMVEDMLKKYKEDYK; via the coding sequence ATGAATAAAGTGGAGAAAAAGTTAGACGTATTGTGTCTGGGAGCAGCGGTAGTAGATATTCCGCTGCGCCCAGTATCAAGAGAAGTTTTTGATATAGAATCATATCCGGTTGATAACATCGCGATGGCTGTCGGTGGAGACGCTATGAATGAGTCAACGATCATCAGCCGTCTTGGATGCAAGACAGGTCTGATGGCAGCGATCGGTGATGATGCAGCAGGAGCATTCATTTTACGTTCTTGCGATGAAGACAATATCGATACAGAAGGTGTGACAATTGATCCAAACTTAAATACATCCATTAATATCGGACTTGTAACAGAGGATGGAGAAAGAACATTTATCACAAACCGTAACGGAAGTCTTTGGAAAGAGAATATCGAACATGTAAATTTTGACAAGATCAAAGAAGCAAAAATCTTATCTTTAGCAAGTATTTTTAACTGTCCTTTACTGGATGGAAAAACATTAGAAAAGATCTTCTCATTCGCAAAAGAACACGGAATGACAATTACAGCTGATATGATCATGCCTCGATTAGGAGAGACATTAGATGATATCGCTGGTGCATTACAGTATGTAGATTACTTCTTCCCTAACTACGATGAAGCTTGTCTGATGACAGGTGAAAAAGATGAAGCAAAAGTGGCAGATAAACTGTTCTCTTACGGAATCAAAAACGTAGTTATGAAGATCGGTACTCGTGGATGCTACATCCGCAACAAAGATGGTGTTATGATCGTGCCAGCATGTAAAGGAATTACAGCAGTTGATACGATCGGTGCAGGAGATAACTTCGCATCTGGATTCATCGCAGCCCTGCTTCAGGGAAAAGACATCAAAGAATGTGCTGAATATGCAAACTGTACAGCGGCGATCGCAGTACAGCATCCAGGAGCAACATCAGGAGTACAGAATCGTCAGATGGTAGAAGATATGCTCAAGAAGTATAAAGAAGATTATAAATAG
- a CDS encoding aldo/keto reductase — translation MKTMKLGKTGMDVSRIGLGTWSIGGGSAWGGDHDLQTVVDTIREAPKAGVNLIDTAPGYNFGNSEKILGKALEGMNREDVKIITKCGVTWDQEMKGDLFNKVNGIQLYKNLNSESVKKEIEASLERLGTDYVDVYMTHWQATPGTEYFVPIQKTMDVLNDLKAQGKIKAIGAANVDINHIQEYIKYGDLDIIQCKYSILDRGIEDEIIPCARENGITIQCYSPLEMGLLSGTFPRDYKPVGAQIPKKWFQPENMQNAMDMMESWKPLCEKYDCTIANLALGWILAQGDFLNLLSGSTTVDEIRENVKSAELELDPEDVAFMRESAEAIDK, via the coding sequence ATGAAAACAATGAAATTAGGAAAAACAGGAATGGACGTTTCAAGAATCGGTCTTGGAACATGGTCAATCGGTGGTGGATCTGCCTGGGGTGGAGACCACGATCTTCAGACAGTGGTAGATACGATCAGAGAAGCTCCAAAAGCTGGTGTTAACTTAATCGATACAGCTCCAGGATACAACTTTGGTAACAGTGAAAAGATCCTTGGTAAAGCCTTAGAAGGAATGAACCGTGAAGATGTTAAGATCATCACAAAATGTGGTGTAACATGGGATCAGGAAATGAAAGGTGACCTGTTCAACAAAGTTAACGGAATTCAGTTATACAAGAACTTAAACAGTGAATCTGTGAAAAAAGAGATCGAAGCTTCCTTAGAACGTCTTGGAACAGATTATGTTGATGTATATATGACACATTGGCAAGCTACACCAGGAACAGAATATTTCGTTCCTATCCAGAAAACAATGGACGTTTTAAATGACTTAAAAGCACAGGGAAAAATCAAAGCAATCGGTGCTGCTAACGTAGACATCAACCATATCCAGGAATACATCAAATATGGTGATCTTGATATCATCCAGTGCAAATATTCTATCTTAGACCGTGGAATCGAAGATGAAATTATTCCATGTGCTCGTGAAAATGGCATCACGATCCAGTGCTATTCTCCACTTGAAATGGGATTATTATCTGGAACATTCCCAAGAGACTACAAACCAGTAGGAGCTCAGATTCCTAAGAAATGGTTCCAGCCAGAAAACATGCAGAACGCAATGGATATGATGGAATCTTGGAAACCATTATGTGAAAAATATGACTGCACAATTGCTAACTTAGCACTTGGATGGATTCTTGCACAGGGAGATTTCTTAAACTTATTAAGTGGATCTACAACAGTAGACGAAATCAGAGAAAATGTAAAATCTGCAGAATTAGAATTAGATCCTGAAGATGTAGCATTCATGAGAGAATCAGCAGAAGCAATCGATAAATAA
- a CDS encoding DeoR/GlpR family DNA-binding transcription regulator, producing the protein MKNRLEHIREQVKNEKKVTVSELSKIYKVTEETIRRDLEKLEKEGFLTRTFGGAVLNSASQKEHIHFYKRTSINQKEKAKIAQLFKEVLDQKRTIAADASTTVMEAIRLLKANRNITVLSSSTEIFREMTGSEIHILSTGGVFNEDSLSLQGNLAKENIRRYHVDLALLSCKGLDMDKGIMDSSEREADVKTEMVKQALEVALLADHTKFERTAFVQFLDWDQVTYLVTDERPSDQWVEFCKEKEITLIY; encoded by the coding sequence GTGAAGAACCGTTTAGAACATATAAGAGAACAAGTTAAGAATGAGAAGAAAGTCACAGTATCCGAACTAAGTAAGATTTACAAGGTAACGGAAGAGACGATCCGAAGAGATCTTGAGAAGCTGGAAAAGGAAGGTTTTTTGACGAGAACATTTGGTGGTGCTGTATTAAACAGTGCAAGTCAGAAGGAACATATCCATTTTTACAAGCGAACATCGATCAATCAAAAGGAAAAGGCTAAGATCGCGCAACTCTTTAAGGAAGTATTAGATCAGAAGAGAACGATAGCAGCAGATGCCAGTACAACTGTCATGGAAGCCATTCGTTTACTGAAGGCAAACCGTAATATTACCGTACTGAGTTCATCAACAGAGATTTTCCGTGAGATGACAGGATCAGAGATTCATATTCTTTCAACAGGCGGCGTGTTCAATGAGGACTCCCTCTCTCTGCAAGGGAACTTAGCAAAAGAAAATATTAGAAGGTATCATGTGGATCTTGCACTGCTTAGCTGTAAAGGACTTGATATGGACAAAGGTATCATGGACTCCAGTGAACGAGAAGCAGATGTCAAGACAGAGATGGTAAAACAGGCACTAGAAGTAGCTCTTCTTGCAGATCATACAAAATTTGAGAGAACGGCATTTGTACAATTTTTAGACTGGGATCAGGTAACCTATCTGGTAACTGATGAAAGACCGTCAGATCAATGGGTTGAATTTTGTAAAGAAAAAGAAATCACGTTGATTTATTAA
- a CDS encoding dicarboxylate/amino acid:cation symporter has product MDAKRKESMSIMKKIMIAMVTGILLGVVCLWLRESLTAGGNEGTWKLINRIFFQDITQEKGFYSLGLFYIIQQLFMRGLQLAIVPLVLSSLSLALCSMADPKRLGKIAGKTIGTFVGFYVCGATLAGLFAYFIKSMGWFSVNLPETTTSNVATLEAYNPLTTVINAVPSNVVEVLGSNNSILAVVVVAVILGLSMNALGDKAATIKSLLQNLNDIVQVYMDFLINKVSPIAIFCMLARTFATYGTEYIRPTLTFMIATIFISLALVVTIYPIGIFLLTGLNPFKFAKKIFKVGMFAAATQSSAATLPLNRKTCMEELGCSKEISSFVLPMGMTINMNGTTAMHMVAITFIATAAGINITPTQLITAAFLSICVAMGTPAIPVAGTTLIFVIMSGLGLSSDLCMVAYALVLAISYLPGMAVITLNVVGDAATTVIVSYKENELDKDVYNS; this is encoded by the coding sequence ATGGACGCAAAACGGAAAGAAAGCATGTCTATCATGAAGAAGATCATGATCGCGATGGTAACAGGAATTCTATTAGGAGTTGTTTGCTTGTGGCTGCGTGAATCACTAACAGCAGGCGGCAATGAAGGAACGTGGAAGCTGATCAATCGAATCTTCTTTCAGGACATCACACAGGAAAAGGGATTTTATTCCCTTGGATTATTCTATATCATACAGCAGTTATTTATGAGAGGTCTGCAGCTGGCAATCGTACCACTTGTTTTATCATCATTAAGCCTTGCATTATGCAGCATGGCAGATCCAAAGAGACTTGGAAAGATCGCAGGAAAGACAATTGGAACATTCGTAGGGTTTTATGTATGCGGTGCAACATTAGCTGGATTGTTTGCATACTTTATCAAATCCATGGGATGGTTCTCTGTGAATCTTCCAGAAACAACAACTTCTAATGTAGCAACACTGGAGGCATATAATCCATTGACAACAGTGATCAATGCGGTGCCATCAAATGTTGTGGAAGTACTTGGTTCAAACAACAGCATTCTGGCAGTTGTAGTAGTAGCTGTGATCTTAGGGCTTTCAATGAATGCTCTGGGAGACAAAGCAGCAACCATTAAGAGTTTATTACAGAATCTCAATGATATCGTACAGGTATATATGGACTTTTTGATCAACAAGGTCAGTCCAATTGCGATCTTCTGTATGTTAGCCAGAACATTTGCAACTTATGGAACAGAATATATCAGACCAACGTTAACATTTATGATCGCAACGATCTTTATCAGCTTAGCATTGGTTGTAACGATTTATCCAATCGGTATCTTCCTCTTAACCGGCTTAAATCCATTTAAGTTTGCAAAGAAGATTTTTAAAGTTGGAATGTTCGCAGCAGCGACTCAGTCATCTGCAGCAACACTTCCTTTAAACAGAAAAACATGCATGGAAGAACTTGGATGCAGCAAGGAAATCAGTAGTTTCGTACTTCCAATGGGAATGACTATTAATATGAACGGAACAACTGCCATGCATATGGTTGCGATCACATTTATCGCAACAGCAGCTGGGATCAATATCACACCAACCCAGCTGATCACAGCAGCATTCCTGTCTATTTGTGTAGCGATGGGAACACCTGCGATTCCGGTAGCTGGAACAACATTGATTTTTGTTATCATGTCAGGATTAGGATTGAGTTCTGATCTGTGTATGGTAGCATACGCATTAGTACTTGCGATCAGTTATCTGCCGGGTATGGCTGTAATTACATTGAACGTTGTTGGTGATGCGGCAACGACAGTGATCGTCAGCTATAAAGAAAATGAATTAGACAAGGATGTCTATAATAGTTAA
- a CDS encoding Veg family protein has translation MTQLDLNRVRQSIKNQIGSKIKISANRGRHKFVTAKGVITQTYPNIFLVELENADGNDQNKTVSFSYQDVITRDVRMMLLEN, from the coding sequence ATGACACAATTAGATCTTAACAGAGTACGCCAATCCATCAAGAATCAGATTGGCAGCAAAATCAAGATTAGTGCAAACAGAGGACGACATAAATTTGTAACAGCTAAGGGAGTGATCACACAGACATATCCTAATATCTTTTTGGTAGAGTTAGAGAATGCAGATGGCAATGACCAGAATAAAACTGTAAGTTTCAGCTACCAGGACGTGATCACAAGAGATGTCCGTATGATGTTATTAGAAAACTAA